In Penicillium psychrofluorescens genome assembly, chromosome: 5, a single window of DNA contains:
- a CDS encoding uncharacterized protein (ID:PFLUO_007572-T1.cds;~source:funannotate) → MSKSTNEDFKPGAEYIEDTEADTKPGSYSHNISARIYNPLAGIPKANLIDQVTRFCQEYGFVNHIETFQKGALVAQQPRGFEDISELTEEDKYHLRREVTDKWHLPKDLYFSIALCSLGSAIQGWDNTGANGANLSFPEEFGIADKTWLIGVINAGPTLFGLLSAWAADPLNNWLGRRGTIFLTGLFCVFPVLAQAFTQNWWGLLLCRLFMGLGMGVKISTIPIFSAEVAPASIRGGLVTSFQLWVAFGIFFGFCSNLVFFRMGKLAWRFQLAAAFVPAVPILVFIWWCPESPRWLMKKSRYQEAFHSFCRLRNTELIAARDLYYAHSQVVTEREAFAGKSLHTRVWELFSAPRLRRAMLSSGIIVIGQQFSGINMIAFYSSTIFSDAGYSPYDCLVASIGYGLTTFIFAFPAIWTMDTFGRRNLLLLTFPGMALCLLGAGLCFLMPYEMSARIPLIAFFVYLFAVLYGPGIGPIPSIYFSEAFPLSHRELGAAFTISINNAVGSTLSLTFPPLKAAISPTGAFGFYAGLNIIAFIIIFLVVPETMQRTLEELDYIFGVPVHRHVKYQLGTWLPWFVKRYVLLQRSAKLEPLYRLEGL, encoded by the exons ATGTCCAAATCCACCAACGAAGACTTCAAGCCAGGGGCTGAGTATATTGAGGATACTGAAGCAGATACTAAACCCGGAAGCTATAGCCACAACATCTCGGCGAG AATCTACAACCCCCTCGCCGGGATCCCAAAGGCCAACCTCATCGATCAAGTAACTCGCTTCTGTCAAGAGTATGGCTTCGTTAATCACATCGAGACCTTCCAGAAGGGCGCGCTCGTTGCACAGCAGCCGAGGGGGTTTGAGGATATCTCGGAGCtgaccgaggaagacaagTATCACCTTCGGCGAGAAGTTACCG ATAAATGGCATCTCCCCAAGGATCTGTATTTCAGCATTGCTCTATGTTCTCTGGGCTCGGCGATCCA GGGATGGGATAATACCGGTGCCAATGGAGCGAATCTTTCGTTTCCAGAAGAGTTTGGAATTGCTGATAAGACGTGGTTGATTGGGGTTATCAACGCAGG GCCTACGCTCTTCGGTCTTCTGAG TGCATGGGCAGCGGATCCCTTGAACAACTGGCTCGGTCGTCGTGGTACCATCTTTTTGACTGGTCTCTT CTGCGTCTTCCCTGTTCTCGCGCAAGCATTCACCCAGAACTGGTGGGGATTGTTGCTCTGCCGTCTATTCATGGGGCTCG GAATGGGCGTCAAGATCTCCACGATCCCCATCTTCAGCGCTGAAGTCGCTCCTGCATCGATCCGAGGTGGATTGGTCACCAGTTTCCAGCTGTGGGTGGCATTCGGTATATTCTT TGGCTTCTGCTCGAATCTAGTCTTCTTCCGCATGGGGAAACTGGCCTGGCGGTTTCAGCTGGCGGCAGCTTTTGTGCCGGCTGTTCCAATCTTGGTCTTCATCTGGTGGTGTCCTG AGTCGCCTAGATGGCTCATGAAGAAATCGCGATATCAAGAAGCATTCCACTCATTCTGTCGACTGCGCAATACCGAGCTCATTGCCGCGCGAGACTTG TACTATGCCCACAGCCAAGTCGTGACCGAGCGCGAGGCATTCGCCGGTAAATCACTGCACACCCGAGTGTGGGAGCTCTTCTCAGCCCCGCGTCTCCGACGAGCAATGCTCTCCagcggcatcatcgtcatcgggCAACAGTTCTCCGGCATCAATATGATAGCCTTCTATTCTTCAACTATCTTCTCTGATGCGGGATACTCTCCGTACGACTGCCTGGTCGCCTCGATCGGCTATGGCCTGACGACCTTTATCTTCGCCTTTCCTGCCATCTGGACAATGGATACATTCGGCCGGCGCAACCTTCTCCTTCTTACCTTCCCCGGCATGGCACTGTGCCTACTGGGGGCCGGGCTCTGCTTCTTGATGCCTTATGAGATGAGCGCGCGGATCCCACTCATTGCGTTCTTCGTTTATCTCTTCGCGGTCCTGTATGGTCCGGGCATTGGGCCGATTCCCTCTATCTACTTCAGTGAGGCATTCCCATTGTCTCATCGTGAGCTCGGGGCTGCGTTTACGATCTCTATCAACAATGCTGTCGGCAGCACGCTTAGCTTGACGTTTCCACCGCTGAAAGCTGCCATCAGCCCGACGGGAG CGTTTGGATTTTACGCAGGACTGAATATAATCGCGTTTATCATAattttcctcgtcgtcccGGAGACAAT GCAACGCACACTCGAGGAACTCGACTATATATTCGGTGTTCCTGTGCATCGGCATGTGAAGTACCAGTTGGGGACTTGGCTACCTTGGTTTGTGAAGCGGTATGTTCTGTTGCAGCGGTCGGCGAAGTTGGAGCCGTTGTACCGCCTGGAAGGACTGTAG